Proteins encoded within one genomic window of Vidua macroura isolate BioBank_ID:100142 chromosome 2, ASM2450914v1, whole genome shotgun sequence:
- the LOC128803581 gene encoding taste receptor type 2 member 40-like — MTFFALLFLSIAIIESLAGVLGNGIILAASSSSCIGSKTWPPYEMIVISLSSSRIILQCWIILDLFLTIFCDSSHFEENTFGFINIGYIFLNYSSLWFGAWLSVFYCIKVASFTQSFFIWLKLRIARLVPWMLLTAWLCSFAASIPFAWDVYSAHNFTAPLSMTNSSAGRTTGNDRLHLLIYLWNASTALPLMLSVVSSVLLIGSLWVHTREMQNNASGFRDPSLEAHMKAIKSVFSFLILYITYFISLLLLLYSDFLPLSIEDSICVALLAACPTAHTLVLIWSNPKIQELPARIWHDINCHVRTALM; from the coding sequence ATGACATTTTTTGCTCTCCTTTTTCTGTCAATTGCTATAATTGAATCCCTGGCAGGAGTTCTAGGAAATGGAATTATCTTGGCTGCCAGTTCATCGAGCTGCATTGGGAGCAAGACATGGCCTCCGTATGAGATGATTGTGATCTCACTGAGTTCATCTAGAATTATATTGCAATGCTGGATTATACTGGATTTATTCTTAACTATATTTTGTGATTCATcccattttgaagaaaatacatttggaTTTATCAATATAGGCTATATTTTTCTGAACTACTCCAGCCTCTGGTTTGGAGCCTGGCTTAGTGTCTTCTATTGTATCAAGGTTGCCAGTTTTACACAGTCTTTCTTCATCTGGCTGAAGCTAAGAATTGCCAGGCTGGTGCCCTGGATGCTGCTCACAGCATGGCTCTGCTCCTTTGCAGCGTCAATTCCCTTTGCCTGGGATGTCTACAGTGCGCACAACTTCACTGCTCCTTTGTCCATGACAAACTCTTCAGCAGGGAGAACCACAGGGAACGACAGATTGCATTTATTGATTTATCTCTGGAATGCAAGTACAGCTTTGCCTTTAATGTTGTCTGTTGTTTCAAGTGTTCTGCTGATTGGGTCTCTGTGGGTACACACCagggaaatgcaaaataatgcaAGTGGCTTCAGGGATCCCAGCTTAGAGGCACATATGAAAGCCATCAAGTCAgtcttttccttccttatcCTTTACAtcacatattttatttctctgcttctcctcctATACAGTGATTTTTTACCCCTGAGCATTGAGGACTCTATCTGTGTAGCTCTATTAGCTGCCTGTCCTACAGCACACACATTGGTCTTAATTTGGAGCAATCCAAAAATTCAAGAGCTGCCTGCTAGGATTTGGCACGACATTAACTGCCATGTTAGAACTGCATTGATGTAA
- the LOC128803579 gene encoding taste receptor type 2 member 40-like produces MMTSFAVLCLSIAIIESLAGILGNGIILAASSSSCIGSKTWPPYDMIVISLSSSKLILQSWNTLDFLMNIFYEPFFYKENLLTVTKIIFTFLSYSSLWFGAWLSVFYCIKVASFTQSFFIWLKLRIARLMPWMLLTAWLCSFTAAIPFAWDVSSVHKNITVPLHMTNSSARRTTRKDSLGLLILLCNAAIGVPLILSVVSNILLIRSLWIHTRRMQNNASGFRDPSLEAHMKAIKSVFSFLTLYIIFFICVLIIVFNTFLPLSNGDSIFVVLMAACPTAHTLVLIWSNPKFQELPARIWQHTNCHIRTASM; encoded by the coding sequence ATGATGACATCTTTTGCTGTCCTTTGTCTATCAATTGCTATAATTGAATCCCTGGCAGGAATTCTAGGAAATGGAATTATCTTGGCTGCCAGTTCATCGAGCTGCATTGGGAGCAAGACATGGCCCCCATATGATATGATTGTGATCTCACTGAGTtcatctaaattaattttgcagtCATGGAATACACTGGATTTcttaatgaatatattttatgaaCCCTTCTTTTATAAAGAAAACCTGCTAACAGTCACCAAGATAATTTTTACGTTTCTGAGCTACTCCAGCCTCTGGTTTGGAGCCTGGCTTAGTGTCTTCTATTGTATCAAGGTTGCCAGTTTTACACAGTCTTTCTTCATCTGGCTGAAGCTAAGAATTGCCAGACTGATGCCCTGGATGCTGCTCACAGCATGGCTCTGCTCCTTCACAGCTGCAATTCCCTTTGCCTGGGATGTCTCCAGTGTGCACAAGAACATCACTGTTCCTCTACACATGACAAACTCCTCAGCAAGAAGAACCACACGGAAGGACAGTTTGGGTTTATTAATTCTTCTCTGTAATGCCGCTATAGGTGTGCCTTTAATACTGTCTGTTGTTTCAAATATCCTGCTAATTCGGTCCCTGTGGATACACACTAGACGCATGCAAAATAATGCAAGTGGTTTCAGGGATCCCAGCTTAGAGGCCCATATGAAAGCCATCAAGTCAGTCTTTTCCTTCCTTACCCtttacattatattttttatttgtgtgcttATAATTGTATTCAACACTTTTTTACCTTTAAGCAATGGAGACTCAATCTTTGTAGTTTTAATGGCTGCCTGTCCTACAGCACACACATTGGTCTTAATTTGGAGCAATCCAAAATTTCAAGAGCTTCCTGCTAGGATTTGGCAACACACTAACTGTCATATCAGAACTGCATCCATGTAA
- the LOC128803580 gene encoding taste receptor type 2 member 40-like, with protein MMTSFAVLCLSIAIIESLAGILGNGIILAASSSSCIGSKTWPPYDMIVISLSSSRFILQSWTTLDFLISILYEPFFYKENMLVVSETISTFLIYSSLWFGAWLSVFYCIKVASFTQSFFIWLKLRIARLVPWMLLTAWLCSFTTAIPFAWDLYSAHSNFTAPLSMTNSSAGRTTRNNSLPLLIDLWNASTALPLMLSVVSSVLLIGSLWVHTREMQNNASGFRDSSLEAHMKAIKSVCSFFIFYITYFICLVRLYSRVFSVFSDKESMCIVIMAACPTGHTRLLIWSNPKFRELLARIWHHTNCPIRTISM; from the coding sequence ATGATGACATCTTTTGCTGTCCTTTGTCTATCAATTGCTATAATTGAATCCCTGGCAGGAATTCTAGGAAATGGAATTATCTTGGCTGCCAGTTCATCGAGCTGCATTGGGAGCAAGACATGGCCCCCATATGATATGATTGTGATCTCACTGAGTTCATCTAGATTCATTTTGCAGTCATGGACTACACTGgatttcttaataagtatattATATGAGCCCTtcttttataaagaaaacatgTTAGTAGTTTCTGAGACAATTTCTACATTTCTGATCTACTCCAGCCTCTGGTTTGGAGCCTGGCTTAGTGTCTTCTATTGTATCAAGGTTGCCAGTTTTACACAGTCTTTCTTCATCTGGCTGAAGCTAAGAATTGCCAGGCTGGTGCCCTGGATGCTGCTCACAGCATGGCTCTGCTCCTTCACAACTGCAATTCCCTTTGCCTGGGATCTCTACAGTGCGCACAGCAACTTCACTGCTCCTTTGTCCATGACAAACTCTTCAGCAGGGAGAACCACAAGGAACAACAGTTTGCCTTTATTGATTGATCTCTGGAATGCGAGTACAGCTTTGCCTTTAATGTTGTCTGTTGTTTCAAGTGTTCTGCTGATTGGGTCTCTGTGGGTACACACCagggaaatgcaaaataatgcaAGTGGCTTCAGGGATTCCAGCTTAGAGGCACATATGAAAGCCATCAAGTCAGTCTGTTCCTTCTTTATCTTCTacattacatattttatttgtttggttcGCCTCTACTCCAgagttttttcagtttttagtgATAAGGAATCCATGTGTATAGTTATAATGGCTGCCTGTCCTACAGGACACACAAGGCTTTTAATTTGGAGCAATCCAAAATTTCGAGAGCTGCTTGCTAGGATTTGGCACCACACAAACTGTCCTATCAGAACTATATCCATGTAA
- the KEL gene encoding kell blood group glycoprotein isoform X1: protein MSTVPQTCDQELRTGAKKERCLQGKSLLLCALLLSTLLGFTLLITYLVMTCALGSCDAESDPALLERLLNSRNDTVNPCENFYKYACGRWEGKQSSRTRGESLNVFDVLLEENLLILKRLLESPQFGIRGSAKEKAIQFYRSCMDTEQIESQGAQPLKELLNQVGGWHNTGLGETKDFNETLQILMSRYSTFPFFRVHVGPTPFDPKNNIIQIDHPEFDIPLESEFKEKNYLEVLRVYLSYLKKLGVLLGRTEDGPPDSFSLTLSFISNLQRFVTPLQKRQQRGMLFFHTTIRELQEKAPAIDWLACLKAVFHPVPMNLSQPIAVHDMDYLSNMSQLIEKWHKGRVLHIYMIVCLVGNLSPALDSQFQDARLELYKILYGKMGSRMIPAERWRKCLTDTSFFFEPVLGKMIVQEIFPEQTKKFAEQMFSVIQDALCDRLDQVEWMDEQTRQNAKALVSKLQVEIGYPAHILQTDKVNLEYQNLEINEDTFFLNVVACLKVLRENSYLKLLQQNSQENWQVHPWSVHSYYSIRHHMVVFPAGMFRSPFFHMEFPSAVNFGAIGVFMAHEILHSFYGYVLPEGCPACNRSALQSSIDCLVEQYESYSFNVNGTFTLLENTADTGGLAVAYQAYKNWLKKHKEEDLPKIGLPHDQLFYLSFAHAMCGHQDPEKLQSSLNTDPHSPLPLRVSGPVSNSQDFSKSFQCPSGSPMNPENKCRIW, encoded by the exons ATGAGCACTGTTCCACAG aCCTGTGACCAGGAGCTGAGAACAGGTGCAAAGAAAGAACGATGCCTTCAGGGGAAAAGCCTACTTCTGTGTGCACTTCTTCTCAGTACTCTCCTTGGCTTTACATTGCTTATCACCTACCTCGTGATGACTTGTGCTCTAG GATCCTGTGATGCTGAGTCAGATCCTGCTCTGTTGGAAAGACTTCTGAATTCTAGGAATGACACTGTAAACCCCTGTGAGAACTTCTACAAATATGCCTGTGGCAGATGGGAAGGCAAACAGTCAAGCAGAACCAGAGGAGAATCACTAAATGTATTTGATGTGTTGTTGGAAGAAAACCTGTTGATCCTGAAAAGGCTTTTAG aaagtCCACAGTTTGGGATAAGAGGTTCAGCCAAGGAGAAGGCAATACAATTTTATCGTTCCTGCATGGATACTGAACAAATAGAATCCCAAGGAGCTCAGCCACTGAAGGAGCTCCTAAATCAG GTTGGTGGATGGCATAACACAGGATTGGGGGAAACAAAAGATTTTAATGAAACTCTTCAGATTCTCATGAGCAGATACAGCACCTTTCCATTTTTTAGAGTCCATGTGGGACCTACTCCTTTTGACCCCAAGAACAATATTATTCAG ATTGACCATCCTGAGTTTGATATTCCACTTGAGAGTgaattcaaagagaaaaattatcttGAG GTTCTCCGTGTGTATCTTTCATATTTGAAGAAATTGGGGGTCCTACTTGGAAGAACAGAGGATGGTCCCCCTGACTCCTTTTCCTTGACCTTGTCCTTCATCTCTAACCTCCAGCGATTTGTCACTCCACTGCAGAAAAGACAGCAGAGGGGGATGCTGTTCTTTCACACTACCATTAGGGAGCTACAG GAAAAGGCACCTGCTATTGACTGGCTGGCGTGTCTCAAGGCTGTCTTCCATCCTGTGCCAATGAACCTCTCTCAGCCAATTGCAGTGCATGACATGGATTACTTAAGCAACATGTCACAGCTCATTGAGAAATGGCACAAGGGAAG GGTCCTTCACATTTATATGATTGTTTGTCTGGTTGGGAATCTCTCCCCAGCCCTTGACAGTCAATTCCAAGATGCACGCCTGGAGCTGTATAAGATCCTTTATGGAAAAATGGGATCTAGAATG ATCCCAGCTGAGCGCTGGAGGAAGTGCTTGACTGATACCAGCTTTTTCTTTGAGCCAGTTCTAGGGAAGATGATTGTGCAAGAAATTTTCCCTGAGCAGACCAAGAAATTT GCTGAGCAGATGTTCTCTGTGATCCAAGATGCCCTCTGTGACCGCCTGGATCAGGTGGAGTGGATGGATGAACAGACTCGGCAAAATGCTAAAGCCTTG GTATCCAAACTACAAGTGGAGATTGGTTATCCAGCTCACATACTCCAGACTGACAAAGTGAACCTGGAATACCAGAAT CTGGAGATAAATGAAGACACTTTTTTCCTCAATGTGGTGGCTTGCTTGAAAGTACTAAGGGAAAATTCCTACCTGAAGCTCCTTCAGCAAAACTCACAGGAAAA CTGGCAGGTGCACCCCTGGAGTGTGCATTCATACTATTCAATAAGGCACCACATGGTGGTCTTTCCGGCTGGAATGTTCCGCAGTCCTTTTTTCCACATGGAGTTTCCCAG cgCTGTGAATTTTGGAGCCATCGGGGTCTTCATGGCACATGAAATTCTTCACTCATTCTATGGTTATG tGTTGCCTGAGGGCTGTCCTGCATGCAACAGGAGTGCACTACAAAGCTCTATAGACTGCTTGGTTGAGCAGTATGAAAGCTACAGCTTTAATGTCAATGGCACATTCACACTGTTGGAGAATACAGCTGACACTGGAGGGCTCGCTGTCGCTTATCAG GCCTATAAGAATTGGCTGAAAAAGCACAAAGAAGAGGATTTGCCTAAGATTGGACTTCCACACGATCAACTTTTCTACCTCAGTTTTGCTCAT GCAATGTGTGGACACCAGGATCCAGAGAAGCTCCAGTCTTCCCTGAACACAGATCCACATAGTCCCTTGCCACTTCGTGTCTCTGGGCCTGTCAGCAATAGCCAGGACTTTTCCAAGAGCTTCCAATGTCCCAGTGGATCCCCAATGAACCCAGAAAACAAATGCCGCATCTGGTAA
- the KEL gene encoding kell blood group glycoprotein isoform X2 gives MSTVPQTCDQELRTGAKKERCLQGKSLLLCALLLSTLLGFTLLITYLVMTCALGSCDAESDPALLERLLNSRNDTVNPCENFYKYACGRWEGKQSSRTRGESLNVFDVLLEENLLILKRLLESPQFGIRGSAKEKAIQFYRSCMDTEQIESQGAQPLKELLNQVGGWHNTGLGETKDFNETLQILMSRYSTFPFFRVHVGPTPFDPKNNIIQIDHPEFDIPLESEFKEKNYLEVLRVYLSYLKKLGVLLGRTEDGPPDSFSLTLSFISNLQRFVTPLQKRQQRGMLFFHTTIRELQEKAPAIDWLACLKAVFHPVPMNLSQPIAVHDMDYLSNMSQLIEKWHKGRVLHIYMIVCLVGNLSPALDSQFQDARLELYKILYGKMGSRMIPAERWRKCLTDTSFFFEPVLGKMIVQEIFPEQTKKFAEQMFSVIQDALCDRLDQVSKLQVEIGYPAHILQTDKVNLEYQNLEINEDTFFLNVVACLKVLRENSYLKLLQQNSQENWQVHPWSVHSYYSIRHHMVVFPAGMFRSPFFHMEFPSAVNFGAIGVFMAHEILHSFYGYVLPEGCPACNRSALQSSIDCLVEQYESYSFNVNGTFTLLENTADTGGLAVAYQAYKNWLKKHKEEDLPKIGLPHDQLFYLSFAHAMCGHQDPEKLQSSLNTDPHSPLPLRVSGPVSNSQDFSKSFQCPSGSPMNPENKCRIW, from the exons ATGAGCACTGTTCCACAG aCCTGTGACCAGGAGCTGAGAACAGGTGCAAAGAAAGAACGATGCCTTCAGGGGAAAAGCCTACTTCTGTGTGCACTTCTTCTCAGTACTCTCCTTGGCTTTACATTGCTTATCACCTACCTCGTGATGACTTGTGCTCTAG GATCCTGTGATGCTGAGTCAGATCCTGCTCTGTTGGAAAGACTTCTGAATTCTAGGAATGACACTGTAAACCCCTGTGAGAACTTCTACAAATATGCCTGTGGCAGATGGGAAGGCAAACAGTCAAGCAGAACCAGAGGAGAATCACTAAATGTATTTGATGTGTTGTTGGAAGAAAACCTGTTGATCCTGAAAAGGCTTTTAG aaagtCCACAGTTTGGGATAAGAGGTTCAGCCAAGGAGAAGGCAATACAATTTTATCGTTCCTGCATGGATACTGAACAAATAGAATCCCAAGGAGCTCAGCCACTGAAGGAGCTCCTAAATCAG GTTGGTGGATGGCATAACACAGGATTGGGGGAAACAAAAGATTTTAATGAAACTCTTCAGATTCTCATGAGCAGATACAGCACCTTTCCATTTTTTAGAGTCCATGTGGGACCTACTCCTTTTGACCCCAAGAACAATATTATTCAG ATTGACCATCCTGAGTTTGATATTCCACTTGAGAGTgaattcaaagagaaaaattatcttGAG GTTCTCCGTGTGTATCTTTCATATTTGAAGAAATTGGGGGTCCTACTTGGAAGAACAGAGGATGGTCCCCCTGACTCCTTTTCCTTGACCTTGTCCTTCATCTCTAACCTCCAGCGATTTGTCACTCCACTGCAGAAAAGACAGCAGAGGGGGATGCTGTTCTTTCACACTACCATTAGGGAGCTACAG GAAAAGGCACCTGCTATTGACTGGCTGGCGTGTCTCAAGGCTGTCTTCCATCCTGTGCCAATGAACCTCTCTCAGCCAATTGCAGTGCATGACATGGATTACTTAAGCAACATGTCACAGCTCATTGAGAAATGGCACAAGGGAAG GGTCCTTCACATTTATATGATTGTTTGTCTGGTTGGGAATCTCTCCCCAGCCCTTGACAGTCAATTCCAAGATGCACGCCTGGAGCTGTATAAGATCCTTTATGGAAAAATGGGATCTAGAATG ATCCCAGCTGAGCGCTGGAGGAAGTGCTTGACTGATACCAGCTTTTTCTTTGAGCCAGTTCTAGGGAAGATGATTGTGCAAGAAATTTTCCCTGAGCAGACCAAGAAATTT GCTGAGCAGATGTTCTCTGTGATCCAAGATGCCCTCTGTGACCGCCTGGATCAG GTATCCAAACTACAAGTGGAGATTGGTTATCCAGCTCACATACTCCAGACTGACAAAGTGAACCTGGAATACCAGAAT CTGGAGATAAATGAAGACACTTTTTTCCTCAATGTGGTGGCTTGCTTGAAAGTACTAAGGGAAAATTCCTACCTGAAGCTCCTTCAGCAAAACTCACAGGAAAA CTGGCAGGTGCACCCCTGGAGTGTGCATTCATACTATTCAATAAGGCACCACATGGTGGTCTTTCCGGCTGGAATGTTCCGCAGTCCTTTTTTCCACATGGAGTTTCCCAG cgCTGTGAATTTTGGAGCCATCGGGGTCTTCATGGCACATGAAATTCTTCACTCATTCTATGGTTATG tGTTGCCTGAGGGCTGTCCTGCATGCAACAGGAGTGCACTACAAAGCTCTATAGACTGCTTGGTTGAGCAGTATGAAAGCTACAGCTTTAATGTCAATGGCACATTCACACTGTTGGAGAATACAGCTGACACTGGAGGGCTCGCTGTCGCTTATCAG GCCTATAAGAATTGGCTGAAAAAGCACAAAGAAGAGGATTTGCCTAAGATTGGACTTCCACACGATCAACTTTTCTACCTCAGTTTTGCTCAT GCAATGTGTGGACACCAGGATCCAGAGAAGCTCCAGTCTTCCCTGAACACAGATCCACATAGTCCCTTGCCACTTCGTGTCTCTGGGCCTGTCAGCAATAGCCAGGACTTTTCCAAGAGCTTCCAATGTCCCAGTGGATCCCCAATGAACCCAGAAAACAAATGCCGCATCTGGTAA
- the KEL gene encoding kell blood group glycoprotein isoform X3 encodes MSTVPQTCDQELRTGAKKERCLQGKSLLLCALLLSTLLGFTLLITYLVMTCALGSCDAESDPALLERLLNSRNDTVNPCENFYKYACGRWEGKQSSRTRGESLNVFDVLLEENLLILKRLLESPQFGIRGSAKEKAIQFYRSCMDTEQIESQGAQPLKELLNQVGGWHNTGLGETKDFNETLQILMSRYSTFPFFRVHVGPTPFDPKNNIIQIDHPEFDIPLESEFKEKNYLEVLRVYLSYLKKLGVLLGRTEDGPPDSFSLTLSFISNLQRFVTPLQKRQQRGMLFFHTTIRELQEKAPAIDWLACLKAVFHPVPMNLSQPIAVHDMDYLSNMSQLIEKWHKGRVLHIYMIVCLVGNLSPALDSQFQDARLELYKILYGKMGSRMAEQMFSVIQDALCDRLDQVEWMDEQTRQNAKALVSKLQVEIGYPAHILQTDKVNLEYQNLEINEDTFFLNVVACLKVLRENSYLKLLQQNSQENWQVHPWSVHSYYSIRHHMVVFPAGMFRSPFFHMEFPSAVNFGAIGVFMAHEILHSFYGYVLPEGCPACNRSALQSSIDCLVEQYESYSFNVNGTFTLLENTADTGGLAVAYQAYKNWLKKHKEEDLPKIGLPHDQLFYLSFAHAMCGHQDPEKLQSSLNTDPHSPLPLRVSGPVSNSQDFSKSFQCPSGSPMNPENKCRIW; translated from the exons ATGAGCACTGTTCCACAG aCCTGTGACCAGGAGCTGAGAACAGGTGCAAAGAAAGAACGATGCCTTCAGGGGAAAAGCCTACTTCTGTGTGCACTTCTTCTCAGTACTCTCCTTGGCTTTACATTGCTTATCACCTACCTCGTGATGACTTGTGCTCTAG GATCCTGTGATGCTGAGTCAGATCCTGCTCTGTTGGAAAGACTTCTGAATTCTAGGAATGACACTGTAAACCCCTGTGAGAACTTCTACAAATATGCCTGTGGCAGATGGGAAGGCAAACAGTCAAGCAGAACCAGAGGAGAATCACTAAATGTATTTGATGTGTTGTTGGAAGAAAACCTGTTGATCCTGAAAAGGCTTTTAG aaagtCCACAGTTTGGGATAAGAGGTTCAGCCAAGGAGAAGGCAATACAATTTTATCGTTCCTGCATGGATACTGAACAAATAGAATCCCAAGGAGCTCAGCCACTGAAGGAGCTCCTAAATCAG GTTGGTGGATGGCATAACACAGGATTGGGGGAAACAAAAGATTTTAATGAAACTCTTCAGATTCTCATGAGCAGATACAGCACCTTTCCATTTTTTAGAGTCCATGTGGGACCTACTCCTTTTGACCCCAAGAACAATATTATTCAG ATTGACCATCCTGAGTTTGATATTCCACTTGAGAGTgaattcaaagagaaaaattatcttGAG GTTCTCCGTGTGTATCTTTCATATTTGAAGAAATTGGGGGTCCTACTTGGAAGAACAGAGGATGGTCCCCCTGACTCCTTTTCCTTGACCTTGTCCTTCATCTCTAACCTCCAGCGATTTGTCACTCCACTGCAGAAAAGACAGCAGAGGGGGATGCTGTTCTTTCACACTACCATTAGGGAGCTACAG GAAAAGGCACCTGCTATTGACTGGCTGGCGTGTCTCAAGGCTGTCTTCCATCCTGTGCCAATGAACCTCTCTCAGCCAATTGCAGTGCATGACATGGATTACTTAAGCAACATGTCACAGCTCATTGAGAAATGGCACAAGGGAAG GGTCCTTCACATTTATATGATTGTTTGTCTGGTTGGGAATCTCTCCCCAGCCCTTGACAGTCAATTCCAAGATGCACGCCTGGAGCTGTATAAGATCCTTTATGGAAAAATGGGATCTAGAATG GCTGAGCAGATGTTCTCTGTGATCCAAGATGCCCTCTGTGACCGCCTGGATCAGGTGGAGTGGATGGATGAACAGACTCGGCAAAATGCTAAAGCCTTG GTATCCAAACTACAAGTGGAGATTGGTTATCCAGCTCACATACTCCAGACTGACAAAGTGAACCTGGAATACCAGAAT CTGGAGATAAATGAAGACACTTTTTTCCTCAATGTGGTGGCTTGCTTGAAAGTACTAAGGGAAAATTCCTACCTGAAGCTCCTTCAGCAAAACTCACAGGAAAA CTGGCAGGTGCACCCCTGGAGTGTGCATTCATACTATTCAATAAGGCACCACATGGTGGTCTTTCCGGCTGGAATGTTCCGCAGTCCTTTTTTCCACATGGAGTTTCCCAG cgCTGTGAATTTTGGAGCCATCGGGGTCTTCATGGCACATGAAATTCTTCACTCATTCTATGGTTATG tGTTGCCTGAGGGCTGTCCTGCATGCAACAGGAGTGCACTACAAAGCTCTATAGACTGCTTGGTTGAGCAGTATGAAAGCTACAGCTTTAATGTCAATGGCACATTCACACTGTTGGAGAATACAGCTGACACTGGAGGGCTCGCTGTCGCTTATCAG GCCTATAAGAATTGGCTGAAAAAGCACAAAGAAGAGGATTTGCCTAAGATTGGACTTCCACACGATCAACTTTTCTACCTCAGTTTTGCTCAT GCAATGTGTGGACACCAGGATCCAGAGAAGCTCCAGTCTTCCCTGAACACAGATCCACATAGTCCCTTGCCACTTCGTGTCTCTGGGCCTGTCAGCAATAGCCAGGACTTTTCCAAGAGCTTCCAATGTCCCAGTGGATCCCCAATGAACCCAGAAAACAAATGCCGCATCTGGTAA